TGAGCTTTCGGGTTGGTGGTCAATGTTCTGGTGGCCGTGACCTGGGCGGGTGGACCTCGTTTGCATTGGATGAACGATGCGTTCGTCTGTCTTCCCTTCGTTCGGAGGTGCGGCGGTGCGTGCCAAGCGCCAGCCCGTGGTGGAGTCGCTGCCTGGCGCAGCGTCGGCGGTGCTGGCCTCGGGCGTTCGGTTTTTGCAGCCGGAGGAGGCGGTGCTGGACGCGATGCTGGCGGGGTGGGCGGCGCAGCAGCGCTCACGCCTGTTGAGCGCGCACACGATCGAGCAGCGGACGCTGCAGGTACGCCGGTTCGTGGGATTCACGAACGACTACCCGTGGCAGTGGACGCCGGTCGATGTCGAGGAGTGGAGCTCGGACCTGGTTGGCCGTGGGTTGGCGCACTCGACGGTGCGGAGCTACCAGAACGCGGTCTCGATGTTCCTGGGGTATGTGACCGCGCAGTGTTACGGCTGGGACGAGGTGTGTCAGCGGCAGTTCGGTACGCACCCGGTGCAGGTCTTCCACGAGTGGAACACCGCCGTGCATCGCAGCGAGACCGAGGCGCGGCCGGGGAACCGGCCGTTGAGCCGGGACGAGCTGCAGGCGTTCTTCGACCACTGCGACGCCGAGGTGGAACGCACGGCGAAGTCGGGGCGTAAGGGCTGGCTGGCCGCGTACCGCGACGCCACTCTGTTCAAGGTGGTCTACGGGTGGGGCTTGCGCCGTCGCGAGGCGTCCAAGTTGGACACGGCGGACTGGTCAGCGAACGCGGCGGCGCCGGAGTTCGGTCGGCACGGGGCGTTGTCGGTGCGGTTCGGCAAGGCGATGCGGGGCAGCCCGCCGCGTCGGCGCACGGTGCTGACCACGATGGGCTGGGCGGCGGAGGCGGTCGGCGAGTGGATGGCTGACATTCGGCCGCTTTACCGCGTGGCGGGCACCGCGTTGTGGCCGACCGAGCGGGGCGGGCGGGTCTCGGTGGAGCACATCAACGCGCGGTTCGCCGCCTACCGTGACGCGCTGAACTTGGCTCCGATCCTCAGCCCGCACTGCCTGCGCCACTCGTATGTGACGCATCTGTTGGAGGACGGCTTTGACCACCTGTTCGTGCAGCAGCAGGCCGGTCATTCGTGGGGGTCGACCACGGCGATCTACACCAGCGTCGGCTCGGATTTCAAGAACACCGCGCTGCGCCGTGCGCTGGATCGGGCCTTCGAGCCAGGACCGGCCGGACGGGACGAGATGAAAGGGGGCGCGGCGGATGGCTCGTGTTCGTAAGTTGGGGTACCGGTGGAACCTGCGCACGCTGATGGCGACGCAGGGCATGTTCTCCACCACCGACCTGGCGCCGCTGCTGGCCGAGCGTGGGGTCGTGCTGTCCGCGGCGCAGGTGTATCGGCTGGTGGCGCAGACTCCGGAGCGGCTGAGCCTGCGCACTCTGGTCGCGTTGTGCGACATCCTCGACTGCACACCGGCCGACCTGATCGAACCGGTCGTCGAGGCGGCCAAGGCGCGGGCGACCGCGACCGGCGGCGGCGAGGTGCCGGCTACCGTGCGGGAGCGCCGCCCGCGGCGGGCGGAGATCCGCCGGGTCCAGTGAGCGGTGAGCCGTGCGCCTGGTGCGGGCGGAGGGTGCGGCTGCGCGGCGTCACCCCGCGAGGACGGATCTGTTCGAACTGTTGCGCCAAGCGGCGCAGCGGCGTATGTGAATGCTGCGGACAGGCGGGCCGTTTCGACGGCCGAGATCCGGACGGGCGGCGCTGGTGCCAGCGGTGTGCGCGGCGGAAGCAGGCGGCCACCACGGTGCAGCAGCACCTTGACAAGATCGTCGTCGCTGTCGTCGCAGTCGAGCCGCACCTGGACGCTGCGGCGATCGAACACGCCGTGACCATGGCGGCCGCAGCGCCACGTGCGCTGAGGCGGCTCGCCGAGCATCTGGCAGCGCATCCGGAGTCGCTGACCGACGGGCCGACCAGTCCCGTGCCGGTCCTGCACCGGCTGGCTGAACACTTGGCCGACGCCGGTGCTCAGCGGATCGGCCCTCGCCATCCCGCCTGCGTCTTGTGTGGGCAGTCACGTGCACCACATATGCGGGCGGGCGGCGGCTGGCTGTGCGGCAGCTGCCATGGCCGCCTCCTGCGACCGTGCAGCAGGTGCGGTCAGCTTCGCCGGACCTACGCACGCGACGCGTCCGGCCACCTCTGCCAGAACTGCGTCAATCGGCGGCGACAGCGCGACCGGGACACCACCGTCACGGCAGCGATCGTGGCCACCATCCGTGTCACCCTCGCCCCAATGCTCTCCGACAAGGCGCTCACCGCGATTGTCCGGGACGCCGCGCCGCGCCCGCTGGACCGACGGCTGCTCGCCGCACACATCGAAGCGATCCCGGCCGAGCTGCGGCAGCCACCGCTGCCGCTAGCCAGGCTCATCCTCGCGCTCGCCGGCGTCGAGGTCGCCGGTCTACCCCGGCTGGTCTGCACGGGCTGCGGCACCCACGCCGGGCCGGACGGCCATGCCTCCACAACTGGTGTGCGTTGTGGACCATGCGCTCGCACCTGTCCCAGCTGCACACGACCCTACCGACGTGCCGGTGAGCGGATGTGCAGCCGATGCCGCCGCGACGTTCATCGTCGGCGTGGAGACTGCGCCGCCTGCCAGCGCACCGACCGCATCCTCGACGCCCGCGGTCGATGCCACCACTGCAGAGCCGACCGACGGTGCGCCGACTGCAACAATCCAGCCGCGCCGGTACGGCATGTCGACGGCCTCGGCGTCTGCGACCGGTGCGCGCTGCGCCGCACCCTCGACCCGCTCCTACCCGAACAGACCGCCGAACCACTACGACGGCTCCGCCAGGCGATCCTGGCTGCCGAACCGGTCGCCACCCGAGCCTGGCTCAACCGGCCCCGCACCACAGCGATCCTCGCCGACCTGCACCACGGCCGGCTCGAATGCAGCCATACCGCGCTGGATGCGCTACCCGCCGGCCAGGACCTGGAGCATTTGCGTGCCCTGCTGGTCGCGGCCGGGGCACTGCCCACCGACCCGCACCGGCTCCTCGACCGGCTCACCTCGGAACTGACCGACACCATCGGCGGCTGCGGCGAGCCCGACCGACGCGTTTTACATACCTGGATACGGTGGCGCCTGCTGGCCCGGCTCCGCCGCACCGTCGATACCGGCGCCGACCTGACCGCGCCGATCTACCACGCCCGCGCCACCGTCGGACAGGTCACCGACTTCGTCACCCACCTGCACCGCGCAGACCGCGCTCTGGCGACCTGCCAGCAAGCCGACCTGGACGAGTTCTTCGCCGCAACGCCGTCCACCAGCAGCCACATCCGCTCGTTTCTCACCTGGGCACAGCGCCGCCGGCATCTACCTGGCACGCTGCAGCTACCGCCCAGCCGGCGGGGAGCTCTGGCTGCCCCCGCCGATGCCGAGCAGCGGTGGAGCATCGCCAGACAGTTGGTGCACGACGGCAGCCTCGACATCGCTGACCGCGTCGTCGCCGCTCTCGTCGTCCTCTACGCCCAGCCGATCAGCCGGATCGTTATGCTCACCACCGCCGACATACACCCAGCCGAAGGCACGGTCACGGTCGCGTTCGGCGCGGACCGGCTCGAACTGCCCGAGCCGTTCGCCTCACTGATCACCAAGCTGCCACACCGTCGCCGCGTCGGGACCTGCGCGCACCTGCCCAACCAGTGGCTGTTCCCCAGCGCCCGCGCAGGCAAGCACGCCACCCCCAGAGCCATCTCGACCCGGCTACGACGCATCGGCATCGAAGTCCGCGCCATGCGACAAGCCGCACTGATCCAACTCGCAGCCGAGATCCCACCAGCAATGCTCGCCGGGATCCTCGGCATCCACCCCACCACAGCGGTCAAGTGGACCAGACTCGCCGGAGGTAACTGGACCGGCTACGCCGCTACCCGAGCGTCCGGCAGATGACGGGAGCCGGTCTCCAAGTTGCCTGGCAAACCGTCGACCTCTTGCGACGGATGAAGAGCACGGCGATGGGGTGGTCGGATGCCCCAGAGGGAAGCCCGACCGGATCTGTCGACCACCGTTGGCCCGCACGATTGGATACGCTCAGCCGCCTTCGACAATCGCCGTTGTGATCGATTCGATCATGCTGCTAGCCTTCGCTGGCGCCCTCGATTGCATAAAGGAGGTGGGAACCGTGGCCACGATGACAGTCACGTGCTCCCACCCGACTGCGAGGGCGTCGAGGATCTGAACGGGAGCACATCGCTACCCGGAAGGAACTCACATGACCGACCTGGTCATACGTCCCCTCGCCGCCGGCGAGGAAGATCTCTTCGAATCCCTGCCCGATCCCGGGCTCGTCGGGTTCGCCGCGTTCGGCGACACCTACACCGACATGGCCGCAGCCAGCCAGTACCGCCCGGAGTGGACCTGGGTTGCCCTGCGCGACAACGTCGTGGTGGCCCGTGCCGCCTGGTGGGCCGGCCCCAAAGATGACAAACCGCTGGCCCTGGACTGGTTCGACTTCACCGACCAAAACGCCGCAGTGCAGTTACTGCGCACGGCGCCGCTACACGCCGAGTACTCCCTGCTGCTGCCCACCGGCTGGCGCGAGGACCCCGCGGTCCGGCAACAGGCCCAGTCCCGCATCGACGCGGCCACGGCCGCCGGTCTGTCACCGCTGGTCGAGCGCTACCGGTACCGATGGACCCCGAACTGCGGAGTGCCCCAACGTCCGGGCCGCCTCGAATTTCGGCCCGAACCCGATGACGCAGCGATCTTCGACGTCTTCCGCCGGATCCACCAGGGCAGTCTCGACGCCCACGCACGCCGGACCATCACCAGCTCCGGGCTGGACGCGGCCGCCCAGGAAGCACTGAACTACCTACGCTGGAAGCCGAGCCCACGCGACTGGTGGCGTCTGGCCTACACCCCTGCAGGAGAACTGGTCGGCCTCAGCGTCCCCAGCCGCAACTACGGCGACCCGGTCATCGGCTACATCGCAGTCGTGCCCGAGCACCGCGGCCATGGATACGCCTACGACCTCCTCGTCGAAGCCACCCACATGCTCGCCAACGAAGGCGCAGACCGCATCGTGGCCGCCACCGACCAGACCAACCACCCGATGGCCGCCGCCTTCGCCAAAGCTGGCTACCCGATCGTCCAGGAACGCATCGACCTGATCTGACCAGGAAGAACAGGCCAGCCCACCACTGACCAATATGTGAGCGGTGTGGAGGGCAGGGCCAACTGGCCCTCCACACCCAACTCAATGTCAAGAAGCAAGCGCATCAAGGCGCAGCCCGTTCAAGCGAGACCTATTCCCGGGGTTCGAATATCCCGGTACTACCGGTTGTGGCACCCCTTCCAGGTTGTGTTTGGGCGGGCGACGCGGCCGGGGCTACGACCCCGGGCCGCGCCGTCACTAACAATGTTTCCTGCCTCTACCGGCGGATCAAGACGATCGGGTCGAGCCGATCGAGGTTTCTGCGGCGAATCTGACGCCCGCCGCCGGGGCGTGGCCTACCGGGTGTCGGCGGCCGGGTGGATGCGCCCGTCCGGGCCGTACACATAGGTGTGCACGGTTTTGAACGGGGCCGGTAGGTACACGGCGATCCCGTGTTCGGGGACGAACCGGGTCCGGTAGGCGCGGGTGACGCCCAACAGGTACCGGTCGGGTTTGTCGCCGTGCGACCCCGGTGGAATGATGCCTGCCCCGGGCCGGTCGGCGCGGGCGCGGCGGTGCCGACCAAGCGCGATGTGTGGGCACAGCGACAGGGCGGCGGTCATGCAGTCGGGGTGTCCCGGCGGGTCGGCGTAGCGCATCAGCTCAGCGGCCCGGGGTCCGCCGAGGAACGCCACCCAATACCCCATCGGGTCGCCGCACAGCGAGCACCGGCGTTCGACCGCGAGACGGGTTGAGACAGCGGTGTTGATCGTGGTGAAGTCCACATGCGCCCCGCCGCCGGTCGGGTTGGGGTGGATGTTGACCGGCGGGATGGGCAGGCCGCGCCGCGCGTCGTACGGTCGCGCGGCCAGCGACGCCGGGATGTCCGGTACGTCGGCGGGTGGTCGGGTCATGACGGGCCGTCCGCGTGGCCGGAGCGGGTGTCGGTGATGACGAGGCGCGGGTTGGCAATCCGCACGATGGGCGCTGCGTGTTCCCATTTCGACGCGCTCAGCGTGTACGCCTCGGCGGTGATTCCGGCGGCCTCCATCACGCAGATGTGGGCGCCGGCACTGCCGGGGTCGTCGAACACGGCCACCATGTCGCCTCCGGCGACCACGTACACCCGAGGTTCGTCGGCAGGTAGGGACAGTGGGACGCTACGGCGGTGTCCGGCCACCCACCGGCCAATCAACTCAGCCGGTTCACCCGTCACGGAGGCGGTGTCGTAGCCCTCGCCATCGAGCCACGCAAGGTGCTCGGCGACGGTCCAATCAGGATGGGCGAGCCACGATTGCCGTACGGCCTGCCACATGGTCAGGCGCGGCGCAACGCCGATCGGTTCGGCCGGTTGCGAGCCGTTGGGGCCGGGCACCGGGCATAGCGGGGTGCCGTCGTGGTGCGACGCGGCGGCCGGGCGTGGGGTGCATCCGTTGAGGGGCCAGTCACGCGGCGGCACCGGGTGGGCCGGTTCC
This is a stretch of genomic DNA from Micromonospora sp. WMMD1082. It encodes these proteins:
- a CDS encoding tyrosine-type recombinase/integrase; translation: MRAKRQPVVESLPGAASAVLASGVRFLQPEEAVLDAMLAGWAAQQRSRLLSAHTIEQRTLQVRRFVGFTNDYPWQWTPVDVEEWSSDLVGRGLAHSTVRSYQNAVSMFLGYVTAQCYGWDEVCQRQFGTHPVQVFHEWNTAVHRSETEARPGNRPLSRDELQAFFDHCDAEVERTAKSGRKGWLAAYRDATLFKVVYGWGLRRREASKLDTADWSANAAAPEFGRHGALSVRFGKAMRGSPPRRRTVLTTMGWAAEAVGEWMADIRPLYRVAGTALWPTERGGRVSVEHINARFAAYRDALNLAPILSPHCLRHSYVTHLLEDGFDHLFVQQQAGHSWGSTTAIYTSVGSDFKNTALRRALDRAFEPGPAGRDEMKGGAADGSCS
- a CDS encoding helix-turn-helix transcriptional regulator translates to MARVRKLGYRWNLRTLMATQGMFSTTDLAPLLAERGVVLSAAQVYRLVAQTPERLSLRTLVALCDILDCTPADLIEPVVEAAKARATATGGGEVPATVRERRPRRAEIRRVQ
- a CDS encoding GNAT family N-acetyltransferase; amino-acid sequence: MTDLVIRPLAAGEEDLFESLPDPGLVGFAAFGDTYTDMAAASQYRPEWTWVALRDNVVVARAAWWAGPKDDKPLALDWFDFTDQNAAVQLLRTAPLHAEYSLLLPTGWREDPAVRQQAQSRIDAATAAGLSPLVERYRYRWTPNCGVPQRPGRLEFRPEPDDAAIFDVFRRIHQGSLDAHARRTITSSGLDAAAQEALNYLRWKPSPRDWWRLAYTPAGELVGLSVPSRNYGDPVIGYIAVVPEHRGHGYAYDLLVEATHMLANEGADRIVAATDQTNHPMAAAFAKAGYPIVQERIDLI